In the genome of Arachis stenosperma cultivar V10309 chromosome 2, arast.V10309.gnm1.PFL2, whole genome shotgun sequence, the window GAGTCTTGAATAAAGAAGTAAAAGAAATGGTTTATGCTAGGTGTACCTTAAAATTAGTTACCAAAGTTACTcatcaatataaaatacatgctgaaatataaatatatattaaaaataaattaaactatacatatatttaatttatacacaaatatattagtgGCTAATTTTTAACATCTCTCAAAAAAATAGCAGTGAGAAGAGAATGGACTCATGTCATGACTCATGACTCATgaagcaaaaataaaagatatatatatatatatatatatatatatatatatatatatatatatatatatatatatatatatatatatatatattgttgtCTGCCTTTTGGTCTTGTTTTTGCTGTAGGGAGTCAAAGTATAAATGATTTTATATATGACTTCGATATAAACAATGCATTATTGGAAGTGGTATATTTTTCAGTATTTTTAAGTTCAAAATTTGATTACGAACAAATGAATAATGTTAAAACTTAAAACGGATAATtatattttctgcataatttcaaatattaaaatacGATTAGctttaagataaataaataattaaacaaaaaaagtaGCGTTGTTAAATGTACTCAATCAACCACCAATTTGTACTACCAAATCCAATGATATAAGTAAATAATTTTGCATGTGCAAAAAAACAAACTCATGACTTTTTATCTAACTCAACAAATCCCATATCTtccacaaaataaataaatataaaatcatcaacaaaaaataTCCATCACAAGTAGCCGCATCATATAAAGAACACAAATCGTCATAGGCCTAATTTCATATATAACATAACATTCTCTTAAAAGATACCCTTTATTTGCTTCTACTTACACATACACTAATAAGAGGCTATGGCAGCAATGAAACTCCATGGAAACCCTATGTCACCAAACTCCATGCGAGTGGCTGCTGTCTTGTATGAGAAAGAGCTTGATTTTGAGTTTGTTACTATTGACATGAAGAATGGTGAACATAAAAAGGAGCATTTTCTTTCTCTAAATGTAAGCATCACCACAATTATATTATCATTCTTTTggtataataaattatttactataataaattatattatcattCTTCTGGTAGTTGACAAAAGCATCactttattataataaattatttatacaaCTAACTTGGGTTGTTTGAGTGATCACTAACTTCTTTGTTCGTTTAAAcaaataaagtttaaatttgTGACAGATTAGTTATTAACATACTGGGTTGAAAAATATTATGTCAAAAAAAATGTATactatcaaaattttaaattttcggTTAAAATCATTTGGTCTATTATTGAGATTTAAAGCCTGAACAAATAtgctaaaattttatttttactagaTCATAGTTTAATGATATGCATTCTTGCTCTTCCCTTTACATGATGGATGCAGCCATTTGGTCAAGTTCCAGCATTTGAAGATGGAGACTTGAAGCTATTTGGTAAGaaatatcaaatattaaatCTTCTAACACAAAGTTGTGATTAAACTTTAATTATAACAATCATTTTGGTCttactaaattaatttttcatcATGATAAACTTGAAACAATTGTTATAGACTAATACTAGAATCAAACCCATTAAAACATTAAGAGTATGTTTAATctggataaataaaaataaaataaaaaattttaaaagtaatttaattTTACTCAAGGATATTATATTATGGTTATTATCCCAATCTTACCCCCCGGGGAAAATACCAAAAATGCCCTTAAATGTTAAATTTTACTAGCTCCAAGATTTGTTCCTTAATTATATATCCACATAAACCTAATTAAATCCttgttatatataattaatcattgaaattaaaataacaaatttgagatatatatatatatatatatgcagaATCAAGGGCAATAACAAAATACATTGCACATGAATATGCTGATAAAGGGACTCAGCTAATAGTAACCAATGATTCAAAGAAGATGGCAATAATCACAGTATGGCTTGAAGTTGAAGCTCAACAATATGATCAAGTAGCTCCAAAGCTTATATGGGAGCTTCATGTTAAGCCACTCTTTGGCATCCCAACAGACCCAAAAGTTGTTGAAGAGAATGAATCAAAGCTTAGTAGTGTTCTTGGAATCTATGAGAAGAGGCTCTCTGAATCAAAGTACTTGGGTGGTGAATGTTTCACTTTGGCTGATCTTCATCACCTTCCAACCCTTCATTTCTTGATGTTAACACAGGTGAAGAAGCTGATTGAGCCTCTGCCACGTGTCAGTTCTTGGGTGGCTGATATTACAGCTAGACCAGCTTGGTCTAAGGTCACTGACATGCtcaattaattagttaattaatttgagTTGTTAGTGTTGTTTGATTTGGTTATGTTTCTCTAAGAATAAAGTTTGTGTGTGTGACCAAAATAATTTAGTGCTAGAAAGTCCTATATATGTTGCTCGGATTCTCAATTTCTGTTGAGAAGATTGGACATTATGGGGTTTTGTGATTCATGTACCAAGTTTTGGATTAACTTTTGTTGATCCTCTGCTTTAAAATCTGTTGTTGTTAAAGGGAGAGAAATAAATCGAAAAGAaaatagttattattttttctttgattaaatagaaaagtaaaaagaaaaaaaaaataatgaatggTGTAAAAAAGTAGgcgaaatttatttaatttttttccttttaacaTTCGataaaaaatggaaggaaaaagTATTTggtattaatattttaatagtatcttctattttttaatatattttaaattatataaaaataaaattatttttttataacattatatactattttttttctttcatttaaatatatataaaaaaatttattcaatttttttctttcttttcttttatttctatttcctttatttttatttctttacttTCAACTAAACAAAGCCgaattataaaaagaaaaaagttgatGTAGAAATGCATTTTTAGGAATAACCATAACCTATATATATAACTATCATTATCAGCATCTTATCTCTCCTAATGTAAATTTTAATGGCCTTAgaaattagtcattaatttttgttagatatataaaaaatataggtagacagtgaaaatattaaataatgtgaacaataaatatattagaTATATGTTTATTTCACTAGGTGTATGTATAGATGATTATTccaatattaaaatttaggtgGGTAATTTGAAAatgtagtatatttttatttgattgatgATTATTCATGTTGTTCAAAAAAATCATTGATTACTTAGCATAAcccttatttaatttatatatttttttattcaattaatttttgaaaaaaatttaaataatattaaaatttttatgatttatttagacaaattcaaaagaaattttgtataaaaaaatatatacatatataattattatgtattttttatttaaatttttaaaaaagggtaCGAAAAACCGTTTTAATCAATAAGTACAGCAAAGAAAAGCAGCTGgatttttataactaaattaAGATGGGTAGATAGATGTCCTAATTTACAACAATAATCATCACTTCAAGCTAAATTAGCTTTATTAGATAGAGGAGGCCTTGCCTTAGACATAAACCGCACTCGCTCcttacttttttttgttttaacttttaacatAACTACTATTAAGTAaacaatatatattaaaaaaatcatattgactttTAATATCtaactttaatttttcaaaattaatcaTTTTTTCAAAAAGAGAATATAAAAGAATAGTTGTTGGATATGAAAAGATTTATTAACCTACGACATGAGCgtagtatatatattttaattatagcTGAGGTTTAATTTAAGTGACAAAATTTTGTACTTTTTAATATGTTATATTTAGATTCAAAATTTGGCCTAGACCAAATAATAAAATCCTTTAATATTGGATATATGATGAGTATATAATGTGAGAGTGTTCATGATATAATATTTAGAATTGAGAATTGTCGATGTgatcaatatatatattaataataacgcACTGCATTCCATAGTGGACGAGTCTTGAATaaagaagtaaaagaaataGCAGGGAAACAATGGACTCATGTCATGACTCATGAACCTACATacacagaaaaaataaaaataattttgttaggTAAACAATAATAAGTGAGAACAATGTAAACAAGATGTTATATTTTAGATTcactaaatataaaaaaatatcccaatgaaattattcatttttatttttaatttgagttttattttttttgttatttatttttactttcatatacgttaaattttatttttaccaTATTTATTTTACTGTTGTCGTTTCTCCTGTCACACCGTCACcgtcaataaaaaaaatatctatcgaaaagaaaaaatatcagAAATCCTATACTAAAAAAAATCTgtgtacaataaaaaaaatatccaataaacaaaaaaaacatccaaaatacatagaaaaaaatctaaatcacaatgaaaaaagaaaaataacgaCGACAGAGAGAAGACGACGATGCAAGGGAGGACACATGTGGCACGATGCAGAAACACGGGAGAAGGGCGCGAGATAGCAACAGCGACGCCTGGTGGG includes:
- the LOC130960544 gene encoding glutathione S-transferase-like, whose translation is MAAMKLHGNPMSPNSMRVAAVLYEKELDFEFVTIDMKNGEHKKEHFLSLNPFGQVPAFEDGDLKLFESRAITKYIAHEYADKGTQLIVTNDSKKMAIITVWLEVEAQQYDQVAPKLIWELHVKPLFGIPTDPKVVEENESKLSSVLGIYEKRLSESKYLGGECFTLADLHHLPTLHFLMLTQVKKLIEPLPRVSSWVADITARPAWSKVTDMLN